A window of the Xiashengella succiniciproducens genome harbors these coding sequences:
- a CDS encoding alpha/beta fold hydrolase has translation MELFCRETGSGKDTLVIVHGLYGSSDNWMSIAQKLGHKFRVILPDLRNHGQSPHSDRQDFELMADDLYETLIKRIDCKFILAGHSMGGKVAMRFAMKHPELLSKLVVIDIAPKSYIGKTGRGGEATDHPRIVDTLLNLHPERFDDRKDIDLELAHHFKSPSLRQFLLKNVKRDNSGKFYWQLNIEAIARNFDEIMDGFSGIGPENAVKGLPTVFIIGGDSRYVEEGDSLIINRLFPGSQIVTIPGAGHWVHVDQPELFLSTLLYHID, from the coding sequence ATGGAACTTTTTTGCAGGGAAACCGGAAGCGGGAAGGATACTTTGGTAATAGTACACGGACTATACGGCTCTTCTGACAACTGGATGTCTATTGCCCAAAAGCTGGGGCACAAATTCAGGGTTATCCTGCCCGATCTGCGTAATCACGGACAGAGTCCACACAGCGACAGGCAGGACTTTGAACTGATGGCCGACGACCTTTACGAGACACTCATCAAAAGAATTGATTGCAAGTTTATTCTGGCCGGTCATTCAATGGGTGGAAAGGTTGCAATGCGCTTTGCAATGAAGCATCCTGAGTTGCTCAGCAAACTGGTAGTTATCGACATTGCCCCCAAGAGTTATATCGGTAAGACGGGACGTGGTGGTGAAGCCACGGATCATCCCAGAATCGTAGATACCTTACTCAATCTGCATCCTGAGAGATTTGATGACAGGAAGGATATTGATCTGGAACTGGCTCACCATTTTAAGTCTCCTTCACTCAGGCAGTTCTTGCTTAAAAACGTAAAACGCGACAACAGTGGCAAATTTTACTGGCAACTCAATATAGAAGCCATTGCAAGAAACTTTGATGAAATCATGGATGGATTTTCGGGCATCGGACCTGAAAATGCTGTTAAAGGTCTGCCCACAGTCTTTATAATCGGAGGTGACTCACGCTATGTAGAAGAAGGCGACTCCCTGATTATCAACCGGCTGTTTCCCGGCTCACAAATCGTAACCATACCTGGAGCAGGGCATTGGGTGCATGTAGACCAACCCGAACTATTTCTGAGCACCTTGTTGTATCATATAGACTGA
- a CDS encoding BamA/TamA family outer membrane protein, translating into MPGICVIRRFGLLAFFFFCSLLSFLYAEPLELQDTKLTVQDIEISGNYKTRQKVILSELPFAIGSSIEMMDLMVVTERAKENLLNTSLFNSVEISFYYPDIHSVVFTIEVSERWYLWVFPIFENEGRNFSDFLRLNDGSFFNYGLYVKHDNFRGRKEVLKLRAVTGYKTQLVFGYRNPGLNNQSGWGIDAGWLWNDRVAYGTVDDKQVFLKTLGDRLLTTTNVTLSYYYRHNLDHYHSVFAGFMNIDAADTLLAYNPDMLPLQQSTSETITLGYNYMYDKRDSKIYPLKGLFIEAEIIREGFGLESDYEGFFRGRGAVAYHNRLGDKLYYNTRGFVSLVDLDKVPYIFRTGLGYEEYLNGFEFRVIDGTSYGGLQSKLLYELIPRKDIRLKWMPLEQFSHFHYAFYIKLHFDAGYVYNNFEQDVNRMANELLLGYGVGIDMLTFYDKVLSLNYSFNNFAEHGFYFHFNLTL; encoded by the coding sequence ATGCCCGGCATATGTGTGATCAGGAGGTTTGGCCTGCTGGCGTTTTTCTTTTTCTGCTCCTTGTTGTCGTTTCTTTATGCTGAACCGCTTGAGCTACAGGACACCAAACTTACTGTACAGGATATAGAGATCAGCGGAAACTACAAAACCAGACAAAAGGTGATTCTTTCAGAGCTTCCCTTTGCTATCGGATCAAGCATTGAAATGATGGATCTGATGGTTGTCACTGAAAGAGCTAAGGAGAATCTGCTCAATACTTCGCTGTTCAACTCTGTAGAGATATCTTTTTATTATCCAGACATTCATTCGGTAGTCTTTACTATAGAAGTCAGCGAACGATGGTATTTATGGGTGTTTCCAATCTTTGAAAATGAAGGGCGTAACTTTAGTGATTTCCTAAGACTTAACGACGGAAGCTTTTTCAATTATGGTCTGTATGTTAAACATGACAACTTCCGGGGTAGAAAGGAGGTACTTAAGCTAAGGGCAGTTACTGGTTACAAGACCCAGCTGGTCTTCGGCTACCGTAATCCGGGTCTGAATAATCAGTCAGGGTGGGGTATTGATGCAGGATGGCTATGGAATGACAGGGTTGCTTACGGGACTGTCGATGACAAACAGGTCTTCCTGAAAACGCTTGGAGACAGGCTGCTTACTACAACTAATGTGACGCTTTCTTATTACTATCGTCACAATCTCGATCACTATCACAGTGTCTTTGCAGGATTTATGAATATCGATGCGGCAGATACCCTGTTGGCTTATAATCCCGATATGCTGCCTTTGCAACAGAGCACTAGTGAGACCATAACTCTTGGCTATAATTATATGTACGACAAGAGGGACTCAAAAATCTATCCCCTGAAGGGGCTGTTTATTGAAGCTGAAATTATCAGGGAGGGCTTTGGGCTTGAATCTGACTACGAAGGTTTTTTCAGGGGTAGGGGAGCCGTAGCCTACCACAACAGGCTTGGAGATAAACTGTACTACAACACAAGGGGTTTTGTATCGTTAGTGGATCTTGATAAGGTTCCGTATATCTTCAGGACAGGCCTTGGATACGAAGAATATCTCAATGGGTTTGAATTCAGAGTTATTGACGGAACTTCCTATGGAGGGCTTCAAAGCAAACTGCTTTATGAACTAATCCCCAGAAAGGATATAAGGCTGAAATGGATGCCCCTTGAGCAGTTCTCTCATTTCCATTATGCCTTCTACATTAAACTCCACTTTGATGCAGGCTATGTTTACAACAACTTCGAGCAGGATGTTAACAGGATGGCCAACGAACTGTTGCTTGGCTATGGTGTTGGTATTGATATGCTTACTTTTTACGATAAAGTTTTGAGTCTGAACTATTCTTTTAATAATTTCGCCGAACACGGGTTTTACTTTCACTTTAACCTGACACTATAG
- a CDS encoding DUF6089 family protein encodes MSKLKSLLALAVLVLLPASTLNSQWKVEAGPYIGISWYNGDLNPSKQFYNIHPAFGGLLRYVFNDRLALRGNVLIAGVSGEYPAKDVYLPENNPDNYSFKRDLLDIAMLFEINLFSFDNPSLKKSAFTPYMAFGVGSVFYERYTEDNGSHNEKPSFVLSLPFGAGVKWKAGDRLNLGAEWTLRKIFADDLDVVGFDNSIDGSNPIGFSNTTITHNNDWCSVFGVYATFTILGRRDKCRDGF; translated from the coding sequence ATGTCGAAATTGAAGTCACTCCTTGCGCTAGCCGTACTTGTATTGTTGCCTGCTTCGACACTTAATTCCCAATGGAAGGTAGAAGCCGGACCCTATATTGGCATCTCCTGGTATAACGGGGATCTCAATCCCTCAAAGCAGTTTTATAATATCCATCCCGCATTTGGCGGACTGCTCAGATATGTTTTCAACGATCGTCTGGCATTAAGAGGAAATGTACTAATTGCTGGAGTGAGCGGTGAGTATCCCGCCAAAGATGTGTATCTGCCTGAAAATAATCCTGACAACTACAGTTTCAAGCGTGACCTGCTCGACATAGCCATGCTTTTTGAAATCAACCTTTTTTCGTTCGACAATCCCAGTTTAAAGAAGTCTGCCTTCACTCCCTATATGGCATTTGGAGTTGGTTCAGTATTTTATGAAAGATACACAGAAGATAATGGTAGTCACAATGAAAAACCGAGTTTTGTATTATCTTTGCCTTTCGGTGCCGGAGTGAAATGGAAGGCAGGAGACCGGCTAAACCTTGGTGCGGAATGGACTTTGCGTAAGATCTTTGCTGATGATCTGGATGTTGTTGGCTTCGACAATTCGATAGACGGATCCAACCCCATTGGCTTCAGTAATACCACTATCACGCATAATAATGACTGGTGTTCGGTTTTTGGGGTTTATGCTACCTTCACTATTTTGGGCAGACGCGATAAGTGTCGCGATGGATTTTAA
- a CDS encoding OmpH family outer membrane protein — MRKIILSALVFVGFAAAAFAQAPKFGHISVADVVLQMPEYKNISTVMEGETKKFEDQLVVMREELQKIELEYEKNFETYSDAQRAAKEEEYMNMQQRIQEFFVNAQQTLQQKQNELQVPVLESFRKAVEAVGEENGFLYIFEINSGLTLFNSSQSVDVTPLVKAKLGI; from the coding sequence ATGCGAAAAATCATTCTAAGCGCATTGGTATTTGTCGGCTTTGCGGCCGCAGCTTTTGCGCAGGCTCCCAAATTTGGTCACATCAGTGTTGCGGATGTAGTGCTGCAGATGCCTGAGTACAAGAATATTTCAACAGTGATGGAGGGAGAGACCAAGAAATTTGAGGACCAGCTGGTTGTTATGAGAGAAGAGCTGCAAAAGATAGAGCTTGAATATGAGAAAAACTTTGAGACTTATTCGGACGCTCAGCGTGCTGCAAAGGAAGAAGAGTATATGAATATGCAGCAAAGGATTCAGGAATTCTTTGTAAATGCTCAGCAGACACTTCAACAAAAGCAGAACGAGTTACAGGTGCCGGTTCTTGAAAGTTTCAGAAAGGCAGTTGAGGCTGTGGGTGAGGAAAACGGTTTCCTTTACATCTTTGAAATCAACTCAGGTCTGACACTTTTCAATTCTTCACAAAGTGTAGATGTCACTCCACTTGTAAAGGCAAAACTCGGGATTTAA
- the bamA gene encoding outer membrane protein assembly factor BamA: protein MLQRISLLFVLTVISLSLFGQENLPEISYTAKPRKYVVAAIDVVGELNNDPKILANLSGLRVGQEVTIPGDDITAAIKKYWDYGLFSDVKIYAKKIEGRDVYLEIFLQERPRLSMLNYHGLKKAEIEAVDEKVAMIKGSQVTPYLLRRAEKFIKDHFVDKGFYNTEVNIVQRDDTSRVNHVILDVYVDKKEKVKISSLVFEGNEALTEGQLNRYMKKTNERRKIKNFFRTKKFVEENYRADLDKIIEKYNEKGYRDAYIVYDSISRNDDNTLNIKIRVEEGNQYYFGNITWVGNTIYPSEYLSFLLRIRKGDVFNQTLLDERLFTDDDAVQNEYLNNGYLFSRIIPVDLKIYNDTVDLEMRIYEGEQATINRVIINGNTKTHEHVVRRELRVKPGELFNKAAIVRTVRELAQLGHFDPEKINPVPIPDQDKGTVDIEFNLEEKPNDQIELSGGWGAGMFVGTLGLSFSNFSVRNITNLDAWKPLPSGDGQTLGLRAQTNGKYYQAYSINFVEPWLGGKKPNSLSVSLYYTLQTGISSRYGYYGYGYYDPYSYKGDDSRHIKVLGASLGLGRRLTWPDDWFTLYNELSYRQYDLKDWSFIGNFRNGKSHSIYLKTILSRNSIDNPLYTRSGSSFSLGVELTPPYSSFTGKDYSSITDEQELYEFIEYHKWTFKGAMFKPLDRANKFVVMSKIEGGFLGYYNDYLKSPFEKFTLGGDGMSGYSMYGSETVGLRGYENNSLTPYSFYEVDGERYSMADGNMYTKLTMELRYPFTLQPSATVYGLMFLEAGNAWSDFKGYNPFQMYRSAGLGVRIFLPMFGLLGIDWGYGFDTVPGRPEAAGSNFHFVMGQSF from the coding sequence ATGTTGCAAAGAATATCGCTTCTTTTTGTACTTACTGTTATTAGTCTTAGTTTATTCGGACAGGAAAACTTACCTGAGATATCTTATACGGCAAAGCCACGTAAATATGTAGTTGCTGCAATTGATGTAGTTGGTGAGCTTAATAATGACCCAAAAATTCTTGCCAACCTTTCAGGTTTGCGTGTTGGACAGGAAGTTACAATTCCTGGTGACGATATCACAGCAGCAATTAAGAAATACTGGGATTACGGTCTTTTTTCTGATGTCAAGATTTATGCAAAGAAGATAGAGGGACGTGATGTCTATCTTGAGATCTTCCTTCAGGAGCGTCCCAGACTGTCTATGTTGAACTATCATGGATTAAAGAAGGCTGAAATAGAAGCGGTAGATGAAAAGGTTGCCATGATCAAGGGTAGCCAGGTAACACCATATCTTCTCAGAAGAGCTGAGAAGTTCATCAAGGACCATTTTGTTGACAAGGGCTTTTACAATACTGAGGTTAACATTGTTCAACGTGACGATACTTCCAGAGTCAACCATGTGATACTTGACGTGTATGTTGACAAGAAAGAAAAAGTAAAGATCAGTTCTCTGGTTTTTGAAGGTAATGAAGCCCTAACAGAAGGCCAGCTGAACAGGTATATGAAAAAGACTAACGAGAGGCGTAAGATAAAGAACTTCTTCAGGACAAAGAAGTTTGTTGAAGAAAACTACCGCGCTGACCTCGACAAGATTATTGAAAAGTACAACGAGAAGGGTTATAGGGATGCTTATATAGTTTATGACTCTATTAGCAGGAATGATGATAATACTTTAAATATTAAGATTAGGGTAGAAGAAGGTAATCAGTATTATTTCGGTAATATCACCTGGGTTGGTAATACTATTTATCCAAGTGAATATCTTAGCTTCCTGCTTCGTATCCGAAAGGGAGATGTTTTCAACCAGACTTTGCTTGACGAACGTTTGTTTACAGATGATGATGCTGTACAGAACGAGTATCTCAACAATGGATACCTGTTTAGCCGCATTATTCCTGTTGATCTTAAAATTTACAATGATACTGTGGATCTGGAGATGAGAATATATGAAGGTGAACAGGCAACCATCAACAGAGTAATTATCAATGGTAACACAAAAACCCACGAGCATGTGGTGCGTCGTGAACTGCGTGTAAAGCCGGGTGAGCTTTTCAATAAGGCTGCTATCGTACGTACTGTAAGGGAGCTTGCTCAGTTGGGACACTTCGACCCTGAAAAGATCAATCCTGTTCCAATTCCAGATCAGGACAAGGGAACTGTTGACATAGAGTTTAATCTTGAAGAAAAACCAAATGACCAGATAGAACTTTCAGGAGGTTGGGGTGCCGGTATGTTTGTTGGAACTCTTGGCCTTTCCTTTAGCAACTTTTCGGTAAGAAATATAACAAACCTGGATGCATGGAAACCTCTGCCTTCAGGTGATGGTCAGACTCTAGGGCTTAGAGCTCAAACCAATGGTAAGTATTATCAGGCCTATAGCATCAATTTTGTTGAACCATGGCTTGGTGGTAAGAAACCTAATTCACTTAGTGTTTCATTGTATTACACACTACAGACAGGTATCAGTAGCCGTTATGGATACTATGGATATGGTTACTATGATCCTTATTCATACAAAGGTGATGACTCCCGCCATATTAAGGTACTAGGTGCCTCGTTGGGTCTTGGACGTCGTCTTACCTGGCCGGATGACTGGTTTACGCTTTACAACGAATTGAGTTATCGTCAGTATGACCTTAAGGATTGGTCCTTTATTGGTAACTTCAGAAACGGAAAGTCTCACAGTATTTATCTGAAGACTATCCTTTCAAGAAATTCAATTGACAACCCGTTGTATACCCGTTCCGGATCCTCATTTTCTCTTGGAGTTGAGTTGACTCCACCTTATTCATCATTTACAGGTAAGGATTACTCCTCAATAACCGATGAGCAGGAACTGTATGAATTTATTGAATACCATAAATGGACATTCAAAGGAGCAATGTTCAAACCGCTTGACAGGGCTAACAAGTTTGTTGTAATGAGCAAGATTGAAGGTGGATTCCTGGGATATTACAATGACTACCTTAAGTCTCCTTTTGAGAAGTTTACTCTTGGAGGTGACGGAATGAGCGGTTACAGTATGTATGGTAGTGAAACAGTTGGCCTTAGAGGATATGAGAACAACTCACTGACACCGTATAGTTTTTACGAGGTTGATGGAGAAAGGTACTCTATGGCAGATGGTAATATGTATACAAAGCTGACAATGGAGCTTAGATATCCCTTTACATTGCAACCATCTGCAACAGTATATGGTCTGATGTTCCTTGAAGCAGGAAATGCATGGTCGGATTTTAAGGGTTATAACCCATTTCAGATGTATCGTTCAGCCGGTCTTGGTGTGAGAATCTTCCTGCCCATGTTTGGTCTGCTTGGTATAGACTGGGGTTACGGATTTGACACTGTCCCGGGTCGTCCGGAAGCTGCAGGAAGTAATTTCCACTTTGTTATGGGACAGAGCTTTTAA
- a CDS encoding CBS domain-containing protein, translated as MLAKDLISDVIPALRTSDTGMQTLNWMEAFRVSHLPIVNNKVFLGLVSDSDIYDAKNTEEPLGNYRLSLIKPYVYGHQHIYDVIEIASRLKLSLIPVLDSDGNYLGAITSHNLLHHFSDLIAAHTPGGILQIEVGVRDYSLSEIARIVEDCDSKILSLYLTQSPDGRQLYITIKLNRTDMLPIVRSFERYGYKIRAEYGAELHIDETAIRNYESLMKYLNV; from the coding sequence ATGCTGGCAAAAGATCTGATATCCGATGTAATCCCGGCCTTAAGGACTTCCGATACGGGAATGCAGACGCTCAACTGGATGGAAGCCTTCAGAGTGTCCCACTTGCCTATTGTCAACAATAAGGTATTTCTGGGACTGGTATCGGATTCTGATATATATGATGCAAAAAATACTGAGGAACCTTTGGGCAATTACAGGCTCTCTCTTATTAAGCCGTATGTATATGGTCATCAGCATATTTATGACGTGATTGAGATAGCATCCAGACTTAAGCTGAGTCTGATTCCTGTGCTTGACAGCGATGGAAACTACCTGGGAGCAATTACTTCCCACAACCTGCTACATCATTTCAGTGACTTAATTGCCGCTCATACTCCTGGCGGGATACTACAGATCGAAGTTGGTGTACGCGATTATTCCCTGTCTGAAATAGCCAGGATTGTAGAGGACTGCGACAGCAAGATACTCAGCCTTTACCTTACTCAGAGTCCTGATGGAAGACAACTATATATTACCATTAAGCTCAATCGTACGGATATGTTGCCAATTGTCCGCAGCTTTGAGAGATATGGATATAAGATACGTGCCGAATATGGGGCCGAATTGCATATTGACGAGACTGCCATAAGGAATTATGAGTCGTTGATGAAATACCTTAACGTTTAG
- a CDS encoding NAD kinase: MRIAIFGKQFDPAFDEYCLALFRHLSLTGAGICIYKPFYEFVSGIPSIKLNPDSVFKDHADLPECDMLFSIGGDGTFLDAVTIVRDRPIPIVGINSGRLGFLADVSKDELPSALNDIFEGHYKVRQLDLLKLDTHIPAFGELDFALNEFAVAKRDSSSMITIHANLNGDYLNSYWADGLIIATATGSTAYSLSVGGPIMHPASKNLIINPIAPHNLTVRPLVVPNDFDLTLRVESRGGSYLVSLDSRSCILEESIELKIRKADFSVSVIERNGKTFYSTLRSKLMWGADRRN; this comes from the coding sequence ATGCGCATTGCCATTTTTGGTAAACAATTTGATCCTGCCTTTGATGAATATTGCCTGGCCCTGTTTAGGCATCTGTCACTGACAGGTGCAGGGATATGTATCTACAAGCCCTTCTATGAGTTTGTTAGCGGGATCCCTAGTATTAAGCTGAATCCAGATAGCGTGTTTAAAGATCATGCTGATTTACCCGAGTGCGACATGCTGTTTTCTATCGGTGGTGACGGGACCTTTCTCGATGCTGTAACCATAGTACGCGATCGTCCTATCCCCATCGTTGGAATAAACAGCGGAAGACTTGGTTTTCTTGCAGATGTTTCGAAGGATGAACTTCCAAGTGCTCTGAATGACATTTTTGAGGGACATTACAAGGTAAGGCAACTTGACTTGCTCAAGTTGGATACACATATTCCTGCTTTTGGTGAGTTGGACTTTGCTCTTAATGAATTTGCAGTTGCCAAACGTGATAGTTCGTCGATGATTACTATTCACGCTAATCTTAACGGAGATTATCTTAACTCATACTGGGCTGACGGGTTGATTATAGCAACAGCTACCGGTTCCACAGCCTATTCTCTTAGTGTTGGTGGACCAATTATGCACCCGGCCTCCAAGAATCTGATTATAAATCCTATTGCTCCACACAACCTTACAGTAAGACCACTAGTAGTACCCAATGACTTTGACCTTACTTTAAGGGTTGAAAGTCGTGGGGGTAGCTACCTGGTATCACTTGATTCAAGGAGCTGTATACTTGAAGAATCTATAGAACTTAAGATACGTAAGGCTGATTTCTCTGTTTCCGTAATTGAGAGAAATGGTAAAACCTTTTACTCCACCCTTAGGTCCAAATTGATGTGGGGCGCTGACAGACGTAACTGA
- a CDS encoding pyridoxine 5'-phosphate synthase produces the protein MTKLSVNINKVATLRNSRGGSIPNVVRVAIDAQDFGADGITVHPRPDERHIRRRDVFDLRPVIRTEFNIEGYPSPEFMELVKNVKPHQVTLVPDPPEALTSSAGWDTKLHLSFLQDIIGELKEAGIRTSIFIGTDLEHILYAAKTNTDRVELYTEPYASNYAKDREKAIEPFVEAANAAVKAGLMVNAGHDLSLENLKYFNERIPFLKEVSIGHALIADALYFGLEKTIRLYKEQLVKEK, from the coding sequence ATGACAAAATTAAGTGTAAACATTAATAAAGTTGCAACTTTGCGCAATTCCAGGGGTGGAAGTATTCCAAATGTGGTCCGGGTAGCAATTGATGCGCAGGACTTTGGGGCTGACGGAATTACCGTTCACCCGCGTCCCGACGAGCGACACATACGTCGCCGGGATGTATTTGACTTGCGCCCTGTCATCAGGACGGAATTTAATATAGAAGGTTATCCCTCACCTGAGTTTATGGAGCTTGTCAAAAATGTCAAGCCTCATCAGGTGACGTTGGTGCCAGATCCACCTGAAGCACTGACATCCAGTGCAGGGTGGGATACCAAACTGCACCTGTCATTTCTTCAGGACATAATTGGGGAACTGAAGGAAGCAGGAATCCGCACATCTATATTTATAGGAACCGACCTGGAGCATATTCTGTATGCTGCCAAGACAAATACTGACAGGGTAGAGTTATACACCGAACCCTACGCCTCCAATTATGCCAAAGACCGGGAAAAGGCAATAGAGCCCTTTGTCGAGGCTGCCAATGCTGCTGTTAAAGCCGGACTGATGGTAAATGCAGGACACGACCTCAGCCTTGAAAACCTGAAATACTTCAATGAACGTATCCCCTTCTTAAAGGAAGTCTCAATAGGACATGCCCTTATTGCGGATGCACTATATTTCGGGCTGGAAAAAACAATACGACTATATAAAGAACAACTGGTCAAAGAAAAATAA
- a CDS encoding isoprenyl transferase translates to MSVKELLIPEKLPRHVAVIMDGNGRWAKQRGSARVFGHKNGVKAVREVTEASAELGLGYLTLYAFSTENWARPKHEVDALMSLLVSTIASETETLMKNNVRLRVIGCTESLPGNVQDQLLKCIEKTSSNTGLTLVLALSYSARWEIVEAVKKIAGDVGNGKLDVENIDSNVFSRYLDTADMPDPELLIRTSGEYRISNFLLWQIAYSELYFSNILWPDFRKEHFYEALLDYQKRERRFGKTSDQLILKQ, encoded by the coding sequence ATGTCAGTCAAAGAGCTATTGATACCTGAAAAGTTACCGCGACATGTAGCAGTAATAATGGATGGTAATGGGCGTTGGGCAAAGCAGCGGGGCTCGGCACGTGTTTTTGGACATAAGAACGGGGTCAAGGCAGTAAGGGAGGTAACTGAAGCTTCTGCCGAATTGGGCCTCGGCTACCTTACACTATATGCATTTTCTACAGAAAACTGGGCCAGACCCAAGCATGAGGTTGATGCTCTGATGTCCCTGTTGGTATCTACTATAGCCTCGGAGACAGAGACCCTGATGAAAAACAATGTCAGACTCCGTGTCATTGGTTGTACAGAAAGCTTGCCTGGTAACGTACAGGATCAACTTCTAAAATGTATTGAAAAAACTTCATCCAATACAGGGCTGACATTGGTTTTGGCCCTGAGCTACAGTGCACGCTGGGAAATTGTAGAAGCTGTGAAGAAGATTGCAGGTGATGTTGGCAATGGGAAACTTGATGTTGAAAATATTGATAGCAATGTTTTCAGTCGCTATCTGGATACAGCCGACATGCCTGACCCTGAACTTCTTATCAGGACCAGTGGTGAATACAGGATAAGTAATTTCCTGTTGTGGCAAATTGCATATTCAGAATTATACTTTTCCAACATATTATGGCCTGATTTTCGCAAGGAACATTTTTATGAGGCTCTTTTAGATTATCAGAAGCGCGAGCGCCGCTTTGGGAAAACCAGTGACCAGTTAATTTTAAAACAATAG
- the purU gene encoding formyltetrahydrofolate deformylase codes for MKKSHSETAIIRIHCPDQKGLVARITDFIHRNNGNIVALDQHTDRDEGRFFMRVEWELHDFEIKREDIAPAFQFAIATPCNMEWKLHFSDYTPRMGLFVSKLSHCLYDILSRYQSGEMKVEIPVVISNHKDLEEVVNKFGIKFVHIPITPETKAEQEKKELEILEEHKVDFLVLARYMQVLSQDFADRYPERIINIHHSFLPAFIGAKPYHAAHARGVKIIGATAHYVTSELDAGPIIEQDVVRITHHDSVERIIQKGRDLEKIVLSRAIMAHLNRKTLVYKNKTVLFE; via the coding sequence ATGAAGAAATCTCATAGCGAGACTGCAATAATACGCATTCACTGTCCCGACCAAAAGGGTTTGGTAGCAAGGATTACAGACTTTATCCATCGTAATAATGGTAACATTGTAGCACTTGATCAGCATACAGATCGTGACGAGGGGCGTTTTTTTATGAGGGTGGAATGGGAGCTTCACGACTTCGAAATCAAACGGGAAGACATAGCACCTGCTTTTCAGTTTGCTATCGCCACTCCCTGCAACATGGAATGGAAACTTCATTTCTCTGACTACACCCCACGCATGGGGCTTTTTGTAAGTAAGCTTTCACACTGCCTGTACGACATCCTGTCACGCTACCAAAGTGGTGAGATGAAGGTTGAAATCCCGGTAGTCATAAGTAATCATAAGGACCTGGAAGAAGTAGTAAATAAATTTGGTATCAAGTTCGTACATATTCCAATAACTCCTGAAACCAAGGCAGAACAGGAAAAGAAGGAATTAGAGATACTCGAGGAACACAAAGTTGACTTTCTGGTACTTGCCCGCTATATGCAGGTGTTGTCGCAGGACTTTGCTGACCGTTATCCGGAAAGAATCATCAACATCCACCACTCATTTCTTCCGGCCTTTATTGGTGCAAAGCCATACCATGCGGCTCATGCCAGGGGAGTAAAGATTATCGGTGCAACTGCCCACTATGTGACAAGCGAACTGGATGCAGGCCCAATTATAGAGCAGGATGTGGTGCGCATAACCCACCACGACAGCGTTGAGAGAATTATACAGAAAGGACGTGACCTCGAAAAGATAGTGCTATCAAGAGCTATCATGGCTCACCTCAACCGCAAGACCCTGGTTTACAAAAATAAAACAGTCCTCTTTGAGTGA
- a CDS encoding OmpH family outer membrane protein — protein MKKTVLFLLLGLFGIQAAVNSQRYAFVDTEYILRNIPAFQAAQEQLNQLSGQWQAEIDKIYRVVADMYKNYQTESVYLSNDMRVAREEAIIAREREARELQQKYFGQEGELAKRQEALFRPIQDQVTAVIRELAREEGLAAVFDKSNGVLYLDPAQDRSDKVLERLGHRK, from the coding sequence ATGAAAAAAACAGTATTATTTTTGCTATTGGGTTTGTTCGGCATTCAGGCTGCAGTTAATTCCCAACGATATGCATTTGTCGATACTGAATACATCCTCAGGAATATTCCGGCATTTCAGGCTGCTCAGGAACAATTGAATCAGTTGTCAGGTCAATGGCAGGCAGAGATAGACAAGATATACCGGGTTGTTGCAGATATGTACAAGAATTACCAGACTGAAAGTGTGTACCTTTCTAACGATATGAGAGTGGCCCGTGAAGAGGCAATTATTGCAAGAGAAAGGGAAGCCAGAGAGCTTCAGCAAAAGTATTTTGGACAGGAAGGAGAACTGGCCAAGAGGCAGGAAGCTTTGTTCAGACCTATTCAGGATCAGGTAACAGCAGTTATCAGAGAGCTAGCAAGAGAAGAAGGGCTTGCTGCAGTATTTGACAAGAGCAATGGTGTGCTTTATCTCGATCCGGCGCAGGACCGTAGTGATAAAGTCCTGGAACGCCTGGGACACAGAAAATAA